A genomic segment from Candidatus Viadribacter manganicus encodes:
- a CDS encoding MFS transporter, with product MADSPAPDPFAAPPAAETAPIGRNRQFRLLWTCMLVIGAGNSMLLAVAPPLVRELNLGDSSVGWIFSLSALLWVLASPYWGRLSDNVGRKPTIALGLFAYAISMASFGTAVMLGQSGALTGFALFISLVLARSIFGAFGSASSPSAQAYIADRTTAFERTAQLAGLSSAFAVGQAVGPGVCAWLAARFGTVFPIWLVGLLALCASLAILFFLPERTAPHSKRQRASIGQSLALITDRRLSGYLIYGFALSIVAGVTVQVFGLFTMDRLGVSGAAGTQLISYGFMANAMALLFTQLVILPRLKIGPRSLMIWGAAISGASVMMQIFAANFEVLLAAQALLGLGAGLARPGFTGGASVAVDPHEQGAAAGLVVAVNGAGFIFSPLLGGVVYEHFGMNAPLAIVAAVLAFMCTFAAMSRRLRDAVAPPPPPSETPPA from the coding sequence ATGGCGGATTCCCCAGCTCCAGACCCGTTTGCCGCGCCTCCAGCTGCGGAAACCGCACCCATCGGTCGCAACCGGCAGTTTCGCCTCCTCTGGACCTGCATGCTGGTGATCGGCGCGGGCAATTCGATGTTGCTTGCGGTCGCACCGCCTTTGGTGCGCGAACTTAATCTTGGAGACTCGAGCGTCGGCTGGATCTTCTCCCTCTCTGCTTTGCTCTGGGTGCTTGCGAGCCCCTACTGGGGCCGGCTTTCAGATAATGTGGGGCGCAAGCCGACGATCGCGCTCGGCTTGTTCGCGTATGCGATCTCGATGGCCTCGTTCGGAACGGCCGTGATGCTCGGGCAATCGGGCGCTCTCACCGGCTTTGCGCTCTTCATTTCTTTGGTCTTGGCGCGCTCAATCTTCGGCGCGTTTGGCTCAGCCTCCTCACCTTCCGCGCAAGCCTACATCGCGGACCGCACGACAGCGTTCGAGCGCACCGCGCAATTGGCGGGATTGAGTTCAGCGTTCGCGGTAGGGCAAGCGGTGGGGCCTGGTGTTTGCGCCTGGTTGGCGGCGCGCTTTGGAACTGTGTTTCCGATCTGGCTGGTCGGCCTGTTAGCGCTCTGCGCGTCGCTCGCGATTTTGTTCTTCTTGCCTGAGCGCACGGCGCCGCATTCAAAACGCCAGCGCGCAAGCATTGGGCAATCCCTCGCCTTGATAACCGATCGGCGGCTTTCTGGGTATTTGATCTACGGCTTTGCACTGTCGATCGTCGCAGGTGTGACGGTGCAGGTGTTCGGCTTGTTCACGATGGACCGGCTTGGCGTTTCGGGCGCAGCTGGCACGCAACTTATTTCTTACGGCTTCATGGCCAATGCGATGGCGCTGCTGTTCACACAGCTCGTTATTCTGCCGCGACTGAAAATTGGGCCGCGATCGCTCATGATTTGGGGCGCGGCGATTTCCGGCGCGTCTGTGATGATGCAGATCTTCGCGGCGAATTTTGAAGTGTTGCTTGCCGCCCAAGCCTTATTGGGACTTGGCGCCGGCTTGGCCCGGCCGGGTTTCACCGGCGGCGCGTCAGTTGCGGTGGACCCGCACGAGCAAGGTGCGGCGGCCGGCTTGGTCGTTGCCGTGAACGGTGCGGGCTTCATCTTCTCGCCACTGCTCGGCGGCGTTGTCTACGAACACTTCGGCATGAACGCGCCGCTGGCGATCGTCGCGGCGGTGCTCGCCTTTATGTGTACGTTCGCGGCGATGAGCCGGCGACTGCGCGACGCCGTCGCGCCGCCGCCACCGCCAAGCGAAACGCCGCCAGCTTAG
- the motA gene encoding flagellar motor stator protein MotA, whose protein sequence is MFPIIGLVVVFGMVFGGFMLAGGHFEVIIEAAPMEFMMIFGSAVGAMIISNDMHGLKGVMGGFGMVMSGPKWNKKDYSDLLALLFQLTKLMKTKGVVALEAHIEKPNESPIFQKYPKLCKDHFVVDFICDTLRMMTMNLDDPHQVEDAMEKQIEKHHHEALHPAHALQGMADGLPALGIVAAVLGIVKTMGAINEPPEVLGLMIGKALVGTFLGVFLAYGIVGPMASRLNSVIEHDAQFYKIIRDVLVAHLHGNAAQVSVEIGRGSVPSSMQPSFAQLEEALATAAEG, encoded by the coding sequence ATGTTTCCAATTATCGGCCTCGTCGTTGTGTTCGGCATGGTGTTCGGGGGCTTTATGCTCGCGGGCGGCCACTTTGAAGTCATCATCGAAGCTGCGCCGATGGAATTCATGATGATCTTCGGCAGCGCCGTCGGCGCCATGATCATCTCCAATGACATGCACGGCCTCAAAGGCGTGATGGGCGGCTTCGGCATGGTGATGTCCGGCCCGAAGTGGAATAAGAAAGATTACTCAGACCTTCTGGCTCTGCTCTTCCAGCTGACGAAGCTGATGAAGACAAAGGGTGTCGTCGCGCTCGAAGCGCACATCGAAAAGCCCAATGAGAGCCCGATTTTCCAAAAGTACCCCAAGCTTTGCAAAGACCACTTCGTGGTCGATTTCATCTGCGACACGCTTCGCATGATGACCATGAACCTCGACGATCCTCACCAGGTCGAAGACGCCATGGAAAAGCAGATTGAAAAGCACCACCACGAAGCGCTGCATCCTGCGCACGCGTTGCAGGGCATGGCCGACGGCTTGCCGGCGCTCGGCATCGTCGCGGCCGTGTTGGGCATCGTGAAAACGATGGGCGCTATCAATGAGCCGCCGGAAGTTCTCGGCCTCATGATCGGTAAGGCGCTCGTTGGCACGTTCCTCGGCGTGTTCCTCGCCTACGGTATCGTTGGTCCGATGGCGTCGCGCTTGAACTCCGTCATCGAGCACGATGCGCAGTTCTACAAAATCATCCGCGATGTGCTCGTGGCGCACTTGCACGGCAACGCGGCCCAGGTTTCAGTTGAAATTGGACGCGGTTCGGTGCCGAGTTCAATGCAACCGAGCTTCGCGCAGCTTGAAGAAGCACTGGCAACAGCCGCTGAAGGCTAG
- the mnmC gene encoding bifunctional tRNA (5-methylaminomethyl-2-thiouridine)(34)-methyltransferase MnmD/FAD-dependent 5-carboxymethylaminomethyl-2-thiouridine(34) oxidoreductase MnmC, protein MPRLPPAPELQWSEDFTSLRATAFDDIYFSKDGGLAEADAVFLAGTGLPERWQNRDRFALCELGFGTGLNILALWRAWKKTRLPHAQLHISSIESFPLARDDAARVLRAFPGVSELAEQLLARWPVRAYAPQRLWFPEDGLSLTLLTGDAETVLGGLTGAFDAWFLDGFAPARNPGMWSPALFEHIARLSAPGARAATFTVAGDVRRGLEAVGFTAEKKPGFAKKRERLEATWPVEALPQPRGIYPFVAINPKRVAVLGAGIAGASVAQALTRRGIEVVVLEAARGLGAGASGNPAGLVMPRLDRAGALSEVYLASYLHAVAAYEAMGVLEACGVEQRARDGGEDALADLLDDPPLPADWFSRLPSGAALHARAGMVRPQAAIKRMLEGATLITESPVQRLDREGEGWIVRALDGRALLKADAVVLACGAALTQFEPAAFLPIALSSGQIEWGEGAPPTHALTHGSYVAPFDGGVLFGATFDKTPAPPADARARNLSALRDLAPDVAANVDEASLHSRASERATTPDRAPIAGLLPDAPAWLAQYADLAHGRAVTTSQAPPAHSGVYVIGGLGARGLTLAPLLGEVIASEMCNEPGLLSQLARDAIHPARFLHRALKRR, encoded by the coding sequence ATGCCGCGTCTGCCGCCTGCACCCGAGCTGCAATGGAGCGAAGATTTCACCTCGCTCAGGGCGACTGCATTCGATGATATTTACTTTTCCAAGGACGGAGGGCTCGCGGAGGCCGATGCTGTGTTCCTGGCAGGAACCGGATTGCCGGAACGCTGGCAAAATAGGGATCGTTTCGCCCTGTGCGAGCTTGGTTTCGGCACGGGTTTGAACATTTTGGCGCTCTGGCGCGCCTGGAAAAAGACACGATTACCTCATGCGCAATTGCATATCTCCAGCATCGAGTCATTCCCTCTAGCAAGGGATGACGCCGCCAGAGTTTTGCGAGCATTTCCAGGCGTTTCTGAACTCGCCGAGCAGCTTCTAGCGCGCTGGCCGGTACGCGCTTACGCGCCGCAACGCCTCTGGTTCCCTGAAGATGGCCTCTCGCTGACGCTGTTGACGGGCGATGCTGAAACCGTCTTGGGCGGCCTTACGGGTGCGTTCGACGCCTGGTTCCTCGATGGTTTTGCCCCCGCGCGCAACCCTGGGATGTGGTCGCCGGCGCTGTTCGAGCACATCGCCCGCCTAAGCGCCCCTGGCGCGCGCGCCGCGACCTTCACGGTGGCTGGCGATGTTCGGCGTGGTCTGGAAGCAGTTGGCTTCACGGCCGAGAAGAAGCCGGGGTTTGCCAAGAAGCGGGAGCGCCTAGAGGCGACATGGCCGGTGGAGGCTCTTCCGCAACCGCGCGGCATCTACCCCTTCGTGGCCATCAATCCAAAGCGCGTGGCCGTCCTAGGCGCCGGCATAGCGGGCGCCAGCGTCGCGCAGGCGCTCACCCGCCGCGGGATTGAGGTTGTCGTGCTCGAAGCAGCGCGCGGCCTTGGCGCGGGCGCCAGCGGCAACCCCGCCGGCCTTGTGATGCCGCGGCTCGATCGCGCCGGAGCCCTCAGCGAAGTCTATCTCGCCTCCTACCTTCATGCAGTCGCTGCGTACGAAGCCATGGGTGTGCTTGAGGCCTGTGGCGTAGAGCAGCGCGCTCGCGATGGCGGCGAGGACGCGCTCGCGGATCTGCTGGATGATCCGCCGCTGCCGGCTGATTGGTTTTCACGTTTGCCAAGCGGCGCTGCGTTGCACGCGCGCGCCGGTATGGTGCGTCCGCAAGCGGCCATCAAGCGTATGCTCGAAGGCGCGACACTGATCACGGAATCTCCAGTGCAACGCCTCGACCGAGAGGGCGAGGGCTGGATCGTTCGCGCGTTGGATGGACGCGCTCTGCTGAAGGCGGATGCTGTTGTGCTCGCCTGCGGCGCGGCTCTGACACAGTTCGAGCCCGCAGCCTTTTTGCCTATCGCGCTTTCAAGCGGACAGATCGAGTGGGGAGAGGGGGCGCCGCCAACCCACGCGCTCACCCACGGCAGCTACGTTGCGCCTTTTGATGGCGGCGTGCTCTTCGGCGCCACCTTCGACAAGACACCAGCGCCGCCAGCCGATGCACGAGCTCGCAATTTATCGGCGTTGCGCGACCTCGCGCCCGATGTCGCCGCCAATGTCGATGAAGCGAGCTTGCACTCGCGCGCGTCTGAGCGCGCAACGACCCCCGATCGCGCGCCGATCGCAGGCCTCCTGCCGGATGCGCCGGCATGGTTAGCGCAGTACGCGGATCTCGCGCATGGCCGCGCCGTGACCACAAGCCAAGCGCCGCCGGCGCATTCCGGCGTTTACGTTATCGGCGGTTTAGGTGCGCGCGGCCTCACGTTGGCGCCATTGCTTGGCGAAGTTATCGCCAGCGAAATGTGTAATGAACCTGGGCTGTTAAGTCAGCTCGCGCGTGACGCGATTCATCCGGCCCGTTTTCTGCATAGGGCGCTCAAACGGCGTTAA
- a CDS encoding WecB/TagA/CpsF family glycosyltransferase has translation MAFDAGVRTTDTVNFLDLEFSGLSLDAALDAICARASLSLPFAYVATPNVDHVVGLAKEPGRRALYDRAWMLLNDSRVLRGLARTANVDLPVAPGSDIAEHLFDTVIDKYEPVTIIGGDRASIEELKRIYDLRDLRWHEPPMNLKHKPGAIVRAAAFAAAQPSRFTFICVGAPQQEMIAYAIAQHEDARGVGLCVGAALDFLSGAAERAPRWMQAIGLEWLHRLVSEPGRLWQRYLVTGPKVFSLFAEWRASMAA, from the coding sequence ATGGCGTTCGATGCAGGCGTCCGCACGACGGACACAGTTAATTTCTTGGACCTTGAATTTAGTGGTTTGAGTCTCGATGCGGCGCTTGATGCAATCTGTGCGCGCGCCAGCTTGAGCTTGCCGTTTGCCTATGTTGCAACGCCGAACGTCGATCACGTCGTCGGTCTCGCCAAAGAGCCGGGCCGGCGCGCGCTTTATGATCGTGCGTGGATGCTGCTCAACGATAGTCGCGTGCTGAGGGGGCTCGCGCGCACGGCCAATGTCGATCTGCCAGTTGCGCCAGGTTCGGACATTGCCGAGCACTTGTTTGACACAGTGATCGACAAGTACGAGCCGGTAACCATCATCGGTGGCGATCGCGCCAGCATCGAAGAGCTGAAACGCATCTATGATCTGCGCGACCTGCGCTGGCATGAGCCGCCGATGAATTTGAAGCACAAGCCGGGCGCCATCGTGCGCGCTGCAGCGTTCGCGGCCGCGCAGCCGTCCCGCTTCACCTTCATTTGCGTGGGTGCGCCTCAGCAAGAGATGATTGCTTACGCCATCGCCCAGCACGAGGACGCGCGCGGTGTTGGCCTCTGTGTTGGCGCCGCGCTGGATTTTCTCTCCGGCGCCGCTGAGCGCGCACCGCGCTGGATGCAGGCGATAGGCCTTGAATGGCTGCATCGTTTGGTGAGCGAGCCCGGCCGTCTTTGGCAGCGCTATTTAGTGACCGGTCCCAAGGTGTTTTCACTGTTCGCCGAATGGCGCGCTTCGATGGCGGCGTGA
- a CDS encoding MFS transporter → MTQTSTRERKVSAWEIAAFAAPAAPLLALSLPTIIFIPPYFASHLGIPLFWVSAIFLGVRIADIIIDPTLGNIQDRTIHPWGRRRFWLTAACPPLMMLIWILFIGLWPGVPIAIAALTVFLLYSAYAAMMIAHLGWAGELMPTYHGRTHVLGAVQFASAIGQVLMLVIAGIAALAFGDDRDGANGAAVMAMGWTMVFLLPVTTALAVVFVPEEKRPPQHHLTLIETIKTLIASRSAQRVLLPDFLLGISQGVSGGLFLWYFQFVLGFTNTAQALLALYFVAALVGVPIWWFAARRWGKHRALAGAFIYTAVTTAILFVLPAGDIWLAAPFMFVAGLSNGGGVLLTRTMMADVVDEDELNTGARRSGLFFGLLLTTSKAGAALGPITYAILGLVGFESVNGANNTPEALMTLSALFIFVPIVLCVLAALTLRNYPIDEKRQAELHAAIEARHSANSENTLGPVTK, encoded by the coding sequence GTGACGCAAACCTCGACGCGCGAGCGCAAGGTCTCCGCTTGGGAAATCGCGGCGTTCGCAGCGCCCGCCGCGCCGCTTCTGGCGCTTTCGTTGCCGACGATCATTTTTATTCCGCCCTACTTTGCCTCGCATCTCGGCATCCCGCTTTTTTGGGTATCGGCAATTTTCCTCGGCGTCCGCATCGCCGACATCATCATCGATCCAACCCTCGGCAACATTCAGGATCGCACGATCCATCCGTGGGGCCGGCGGCGCTTCTGGCTCACGGCCGCATGCCCACCCTTGATGATGCTGATCTGGATATTGTTCATCGGGCTTTGGCCGGGCGTGCCGATTGCCATCGCTGCGCTCACGGTCTTCCTCCTTTATAGCGCTTACGCCGCAATGATGATCGCGCATCTAGGTTGGGCGGGCGAACTGATGCCCACCTATCACGGACGCACGCACGTGCTCGGCGCTGTGCAATTCGCCAGCGCTATCGGCCAGGTGCTCATGCTCGTTATCGCCGGTATCGCTGCGCTCGCATTCGGTGACGATCGCGATGGCGCCAACGGCGCCGCCGTCATGGCTATGGGCTGGACCATGGTATTTCTGCTTCCGGTGACGACAGCGCTGGCAGTCGTGTTTGTACCAGAAGAAAAGCGTCCACCGCAGCATCATCTGACGCTGATCGAAACGATCAAAACTCTCATCGCGAGCCGTTCGGCCCAGCGCGTCCTGCTTCCCGATTTCTTGCTTGGCATCTCGCAAGGCGTCTCGGGCGGACTCTTCCTTTGGTATTTCCAATTCGTCCTTGGTTTCACCAATACGGCCCAGGCGCTCCTCGCACTCTATTTCGTCGCCGCACTCGTGGGCGTGCCGATCTGGTGGTTCGCCGCCCGGCGCTGGGGCAAACATCGCGCGCTGGCCGGTGCGTTTATTTACACAGCCGTGACGACAGCGATCCTTTTCGTCTTACCCGCAGGCGACATCTGGCTCGCCGCGCCCTTCATGTTTGTTGCCGGGCTGAGCAACGGCGGTGGTGTACTACTCACACGCACGATGATGGCCGACGTCGTCGATGAAGATGAACTGAACACAGGCGCGCGCCGCTCGGGCCTGTTCTTTGGCCTGCTGCTCACAACATCAAAAGCCGGCGCGGCGCTCGGCCCGATCACGTACGCAATCCTCGGGCTTGTCGGATTTGAATCTGTAAATGGCGCGAACAACACGCCAGAAGCGCTGATGACGCTATCGGCGCTCTTCATTTTTGTACCGATCGTGCTGTGCGTCCTCGCAGCTCTAACGCTGCGCAATTACCCGATCGACGAAAAGCGCCAAGCGGAGCTTCACGCCGCCATCGAAGCGCGCCATTCGGCGAACAGTGAAAACACCTTGGGACCGGTCACTAAATAG
- a CDS encoding inositol monophosphatase family protein codes for MPQASALLNVMIAAARKAARPMSRDFGEVENLQVSRKGPSDFVTSADLKAEKTLFEELSKARPGYCFVMEERGVVEGTDKTNRWIVDPLDGTTNFLHGIPHFAISIALEREGVLVAGVIYNPIRDELFWAERGQGAYLNDRRLRVAGRTDMRDALFACGTPFHGKGDHKKALGEIERVIAKTAGVRRFGSASLDLAYVAAGRFDGYWERDLGIWDISAGAVLVREAGGTVNELDGGDFMQTGAVVAANQTLIASLTQTVRGG; via the coding sequence ATGCCGCAAGCTTCCGCTCTCCTCAATGTGATGATCGCCGCCGCGCGCAAAGCTGCGCGCCCTATGTCGCGCGATTTCGGTGAAGTCGAGAACCTCCAAGTCTCACGCAAAGGCCCGAGCGATTTCGTCACCTCCGCAGACCTCAAGGCTGAGAAGACACTATTTGAAGAACTCTCTAAAGCGCGTCCGGGCTATTGCTTCGTGATGGAAGAGCGCGGCGTCGTCGAGGGCACCGATAAAACCAATCGTTGGATCGTCGACCCGCTCGACGGCACCACCAACTTCCTGCACGGCATCCCGCACTTCGCGATCTCCATCGCGCTCGAACGCGAGGGCGTGCTGGTAGCCGGCGTCATCTACAATCCGATCCGCGACGAACTCTTCTGGGCCGAACGCGGCCAAGGCGCCTACCTCAACGACCGGCGCCTGCGCGTTGCGGGCCGCACAGACATGCGCGACGCACTGTTTGCCTGCGGCACCCCCTTCCACGGCAAAGGCGACCACAAGAAAGCGCTGGGTGAAATCGAACGTGTGATCGCAAAGACGGCCGGTGTTCGCCGCTTCGGATCAGCCTCGCTCGACCTCGCTTACGTCGCCGCCGGCCGTTTCGATGGTTACTGGGAACGCGACCTCGGCATTTGGGACATCTCCGCCGGCGCCGTGCTTGTGCGTGAAGCGGGTGGAACCGTGAATGAACTCGATGGCGGCGATTTCATGCAGACCGGCGCTGTCGTAGCGGCAAATCAAACGCTCATCGCATCGCTGACGCAAACAGTTCGCGGCGGTTGA
- a CDS encoding NAD(P)/FAD-dependent oxidoreductase: MSDAPIAIIGAGPAGLIAADVLSAAGKRVVVYERMPSVARKFLMAGRGGLNLTHSESYERFLARYGAASERLAPILSAFTPQGLRAWADERGAETFVGSSGRVFPKALKASPLLRNWLGRLRSQGVGIRTRTTWRGWSEDGALLFDSGEQVRPEATLLAMGGASWPRLGSDGSWREILSARGVTVSPFAPANVGFNVAWSEHLRTKFAGEPLKTIALRHGAREVRGEVMITAYGIEGGAIYALTSELRGQTPLTISIDLRPDLTAADIAAKLARAKRSDTLSSTLRKALGLSPLAISLLYENGAPPRDTEALAARIKAVPVELNSARGLERAISSAGGVSWDAVDESLQLRAIPDTYAAGEMLDWEAPTGGYLLQACFATGVWAARAILQRL, encoded by the coding sequence ATGAGTGACGCGCCGATCGCCATTATCGGCGCCGGCCCGGCAGGATTGATCGCGGCGGACGTTCTTAGCGCCGCCGGCAAGCGTGTGGTTGTCTACGAACGCATGCCGAGCGTGGCGCGCAAATTTCTAATGGCGGGTCGCGGCGGGTTGAACCTCACCCATTCGGAAAGCTACGAGCGCTTCCTCGCGCGCTATGGCGCCGCCAGCGAACGCCTGGCGCCAATTCTGAGCGCCTTCACGCCGCAAGGTTTGCGTGCGTGGGCCGATGAACGCGGCGCTGAGACATTTGTCGGCTCAAGCGGACGCGTGTTTCCCAAAGCGCTGAAGGCGTCGCCGCTCCTGCGCAATTGGCTCGGCCGCCTGCGTTCGCAGGGCGTGGGGATTCGCACGCGAACGACATGGCGCGGCTGGAGCGAAGATGGCGCGCTGCTCTTCGACAGCGGCGAACAGGTTCGGCCCGAAGCCACGCTCCTTGCGATGGGCGGCGCCAGTTGGCCGCGTTTGGGCTCGGATGGATCATGGCGCGAGATTTTAAGCGCACGCGGGGTAACCGTTTCACCGTTCGCGCCTGCCAATGTTGGCTTCAATGTCGCATGGAGCGAGCACCTGCGTACAAAGTTCGCGGGCGAGCCATTGAAGACGATCGCTTTGCGCCACGGCGCGCGCGAGGTGCGCGGCGAAGTGATGATCACGGCGTATGGCATCGAAGGCGGCGCGATCTATGCGCTCACCAGCGAACTCCGCGGTCAAACACCGCTCACAATCAGCATCGATTTAAGACCTGATCTCACTGCGGCCGATATCGCCGCGAAGCTCGCGCGTGCAAAGCGTAGCGACACCCTCTCGTCGACTCTACGCAAGGCGCTTGGCCTTTCACCGTTGGCGATCAGCCTGCTTTATGAAAATGGCGCGCCGCCGCGCGACACCGAGGCGCTCGCGGCACGGATCAAGGCCGTTCCGGTGGAGCTAAATTCTGCACGCGGGCTGGAGCGCGCCATCTCCAGCGCCGGCGGCGTAAGCTGGGATGCGGTTGATGAAAGCCTCCAACTTCGCGCCATCCCCGACACCTACGCCGCAGGCGAAATGCTCGATTGGGAAGCGCCGACCGGCGGCTACCTGCTTCAAGCGTGCTTTGCCACCGGCGTGTGGGCAGCGCGCGCTATTTTGCAGCGTTTATAG
- a CDS encoding VOC family protein: protein MAIDHVSVGVTNIRRSKAFYDAALAPLGLAPVYPVEVNGQLVGVGYGEPNKPSFWIQLPINGQPASMGNGVHIAFRATTREAVDAFYLAAIELGGIEDGRPGLRTEYHPDYYGAFVRDPDGNKIEACSHLHE from the coding sequence ATGGCCATCGACCACGTTTCCGTCGGCGTAACCAACATTCGACGCTCGAAGGCATTTTATGATGCCGCGCTCGCACCTTTGGGATTGGCGCCGGTTTATCCTGTTGAAGTGAACGGCCAATTGGTCGGCGTTGGATATGGCGAACCGAACAAGCCGAGCTTTTGGATTCAGCTGCCGATCAATGGGCAACCCGCCAGCATGGGCAACGGCGTACACATCGCCTTTCGCGCCACGACGCGCGAAGCGGTAGACGCCTTCTATCTCGCCGCGATTGAGCTAGGCGGCATTGAGGACGGCCGCCCCGGCCTACGCACCGAGTATCATCCGGATTATTACGGCGCCTTCGTGCGCGATCCTGACGGCAACAAGATCGAAGCGTGCAGCCACCTGCATGAGTGA
- a CDS encoding dienelactone hydrolase family protein translates to MTITLTSKIDQFEFTALSHAPASAPIGGVVVIQEIFGLTDHIADICGVFADAGYHAIAPSLFDRIEKGFHAGHDQDGIQRGIGAVMKSPWPQVVSDIQAAIDALPQPVYVTGFCYGGAGAWMAAAACTGLKASSCFYGRLIANILDHKPKIPTMLHYGARDSSISPENVETVRLAAPDSPLYLYDAGHGFCRAGSSDYNEAARELALSRTLNWFARWP, encoded by the coding sequence ATGACAATCACGCTGACCAGCAAGATCGACCAGTTCGAATTCACCGCCCTTTCCCATGCGCCGGCGTCGGCGCCCATTGGCGGTGTGGTGGTGATCCAGGAGATCTTCGGCCTGACCGACCACATCGCCGATATCTGCGGCGTGTTCGCAGATGCGGGATACCACGCAATTGCGCCCAGCCTCTTCGATCGCATTGAGAAGGGCTTTCACGCCGGCCATGACCAGGATGGCATTCAACGCGGCATCGGCGCGGTGATGAAATCGCCATGGCCGCAAGTCGTCTCCGACATCCAAGCGGCGATCGATGCACTGCCGCAACCGGTCTACGTAACCGGTTTTTGTTATGGCGGCGCGGGGGCCTGGATGGCGGCGGCGGCGTGTACGGGCCTCAAGGCCTCGTCGTGTTTCTATGGCCGGTTGATTGCGAACATTCTCGATCACAAGCCTAAAATCCCGACCATGCTTCACTACGGCGCGCGCGATAGTTCGATCTCGCCGGAAAATGTTGAGACGGTGCGTCTAGCGGCGCCGGACTCGCCTCTCTATCTGTACGACGCTGGCCACGGCTTCTGCCGCGCCGGCAGTTCAGATTACAACGAAGCCGCGCGCGAGCTTGCGCTGTCACGCACGCTCAATTGGTTCGCGCGCTGGCCCTGA
- a CDS encoding retroviral-like aspartic protease family protein produces MVTLVMGLICYLKVIAAGAISCLFAANAAAECLDAPDLAAYQTATPQDFALGPTRTDRLGRVVAPVTVNGQGPFRFIVDTGANRSVMSDDLAAHLGLTPNGFDNVHSVHGVSVAPLVSVDRLQYGDVALNGEDLPMLSGRVLAGEQGLLGVDGMSNRRLRMDFERNCIEIVLSRDARRLRGWSTIEGDMRFGHLVVVRGSINGIRVRLLLDTGSDSSLANLALRDAFNARLRHRPREEETIAYTAGSTVRLEDAILIPSMRLGELEVRNVTAYVGDYHIFQLWNLTEEPALLIGMDVLSQARGLAIDYGRRTVHLQIRDRLRFDTRLQN; encoded by the coding sequence ATGGTCACGCTCGTCATGGGGTTGATCTGCTACCTGAAGGTGATCGCGGCAGGCGCTATAAGTTGCCTGTTCGCGGCCAATGCTGCCGCCGAATGTCTCGACGCCCCCGATCTTGCCGCCTACCAAACCGCAACGCCTCAAGATTTCGCGCTGGGTCCCACGCGCACCGATCGGCTCGGCCGTGTCGTCGCGCCAGTCACGGTCAACGGGCAGGGGCCGTTTCGCTTTATCGTTGACACCGGCGCCAATCGCTCCGTCATGTCAGACGATCTCGCAGCGCACCTGGGGCTGACGCCCAACGGCTTCGACAATGTGCACTCGGTGCACGGGGTCAGCGTCGCGCCGCTCGTGAGCGTTGATCGGCTCCAATATGGCGATGTCGCGCTCAATGGCGAAGACCTGCCGATGCTTAGTGGGCGTGTGCTCGCGGGCGAGCAGGGCCTGCTCGGCGTCGACGGCATGAGCAATCGGCGTCTGCGCATGGATTTCGAGCGCAATTGCATCGAGATCGTGCTGTCTCGTGACGCGCGGCGCCTGCGCGGCTGGTCCACCATCGAAGGCGACATGCGCTTCGGTCATCTCGTCGTCGTGCGCGGCAGCATCAACGGCATTCGTGTGCGGCTGCTGCTGGATACGGGCTCGGATTCTTCCCTTGCGAACCTGGCGCTACGAGACGCCTTCAATGCGCGCTTGCGCCATCGCCCGCGCGAGGAAGAGACCATCGCCTACACCGCTGGATCCACTGTGAGGCTCGAAGACGCCATCCTCATTCCCAGCATGCGTTTGGGCGAACTCGAAGTGCGCAACGTCACGGCTTACGTTGGCGATTATCATATCTTTCAGCTGTGGAATCTGACCGAAGAACCCGCGCTCCTCATCGGCATGGACGTGCTTTCGCAAGCACGCGGTCTCGCCATCGATTACGGACGGCGCACCGTTCATCTACAAATCCGGGACCGCCTGCGCTTCGATACGCGCCTGCAAAACTAG